CGCGGTCCACGACACTCGCGTAGCCGCGTGGCTGGCGACGCCGACGGCACCTCCGAAGACCTTCGATCTCGACTGGCAGACCGAGGCGCTGCTGGGCGCGCCGCTGCCGGCGCCCGACCCGAACCAGCTGGTGCCCGAGATCGCTCCGGAGGAGCTGGGCACCGTCGCCTGGCTGACGGGCGAGCTCTCGCGCCTGCAGCGGCCGCGGCTCGACGAGGGCACGCTCGGCGTGCTCGACGACATCGAGCTGCCGCTCATGCCGGTGCTCTGCCGCATGGAGCGCCAGGGCGTGCAGATGGACCGCGAGGTGCTGCAGCGCATCCACGACACCATGCGCGAGCAGGCGGCCGGCCACGCGGAGGCTGCGTACGCGGAGATCGGCCACGAGGTGAACCTCGGCAGCCCGAAGCAGCTGCAGACGGTGCTCTTCGAAGAGCTCGACATGCCGAAGACCCGCGCGACGAAGACCGGCTACTCCACCGACGCGCAGTCGCTCGCCGACCTGCAGGAGACGAACCCGCATCCGTTCCTGAACCTGCTGCTGCAGCACCGCGAGACCACGAAGCTCGCGCAGATCATCGAGACGCTGCTCAAGGCCATCCAGGAGGACGGGCGCATCCGCACCCGCTACGACCAGACGGGTTCCGCATCCGGTCGTCTCTCCTCCAACGACCCCAATCTGCAGAACATCCCGGTGCGCACCGAGGTGAGCCGCGAGATCCGCTCCGCATTCGTGCACGGGCCCGAGTTCGAGACCATGCTCACAGCCGACTACTCGCAGATCGAGATGCGCATCATGGCGCACCTCTCGGGCGACGAGGGCCTCATCGAGGCGTTCCGCTCTGGCGAGGACCTGCACCGCTTCGTCGGCTCCCGCATCTTCGGTGTCGAGCCGAGCGAGGTGACGGCCCTGCAGCGTGTCAAGGTCAAGGCCATGAGCTACGGCCTCGCCTACGGACTGAGCGCGTTCGGCCTCTCGAAGCAGCTGCGCATCACGCAGGCGGAGGCGAAGGCGCTCATGCTGGAGTACTTCCAGCGCTTCGGCGGCATCCGCGACTACCTGCGGGGCGTCGTGCAGCAGGCCAAGGAGGACGGCTACACGACCACGATCTACGGCCGTCGACGCCCGTTCCCCGACCTTGCGTCGTCGAACCGCGTGCTGCGCGAGAACGCCGAGCGCGCCGCGCTCAACTCGCCGATCCAAGGCTCGGCCGCAGACATCATCAAGCGCGCGATGCTCGCGATCGATCGCCGCATCGTCGACGAGGGCCTGGGGTCGCGCATGCTGCTGCAGGTGCACGACGAGCTCGTCTTCGAGGTCGCGACGGGGGAGCGTGCGACGCTCGAGGCGATCGTCCGCGAGGAGATGGGCGGCGCAGCAGAGCTCTCCGTCCCGCTCGACGTGCAGGTGGGCGTGGGGCCGAACTGGGACGCCGCGGCCCACTGACGCTCCGACAGCTGGTGTGCGAGGCGGGGCCGGCACCGGCTTAGGCTGGCGTCATGACCGCTGACGCACTCCGATTCGGCCTGTTCATCCCGCAGGGCTGGCGCCTCGACCTGGTCGGCATCGACCCCGCAGAGCAGTGGCAGCGGATGCTCGAGGTGGCGAAGGCCGCGGATGCCGGCCCGTGGGACTCGGTCTGGGTCTACGACCACTTCCACACCACCCCGCAGCCGACCGCGGAGGCGACGCACGAGGCGTGGTCGCTCATGGCGGCGCTTGCGGCGTCCACCGATCGCGTGCGCCTGGGCCAGATGTGCACGTGCATCGGCTACCGCAACCCCGCCTACCTGGCGAAGGTCGCGGCGACCGTCGACGTGATCTCTGGGGGCCGCGTCGAGTTCGGCATCGGCGCGGGCTGGTACGAGCACGAGTGGCGCGCGTACGGCTACGGATTCCCGGGCGTCGGCGAGCGCATCTCGGCGCTGCGGGACGGCGTGCAGATCATCCAGCGGCTCTGGGCAGATGGCGAGGCGTCGGTCGAGTCGGAGACCTTCACGGTCGACGGCGCGATCTGTCGCCCGCAGCCGCTGCAGCTCGGTCGCGACGGCAGGCCACGCATCCCCACCTGGATCGCCGGCGGCGGCGAGAAGCGAACCCTGCGCTATGCCGCGAAGTGGGCCGACGCGACGAACTTCGGCGGCAGTCCGGAGCAGTTCGCCCGCAAGCGCGACATCCTGCGCGAGCACCTCGACCGCGAGGGCAGGGATCCGGCAGAGGTGCGCCTGACCTCCAACCTCAACATCGTGGTGCGCGAGACCGAGGCGGAGGCGCTGCGCGTGGTCGACGAGGTCAACGCCCGCGCCGACTCGGCGATGCCGGCAGCGCACGCAGGCACCGGCTTCTCGACGAAGGGCGCCGTCGTCGGCACGCCGCAGCAGGTGCTCGACCACGTCGGCGCGCTGCGCGAGGCAGGGCTCGGCACGCTCATCTCCTACATGCCTGACGTCGCCTATGACCGCACCGGCATGGAGCTCTACGAGCGCGAGGTCATTCCGGCGCTGGCCTGAGCGGTGTCCCAGCGCCATAGGCTGGTCGGCATGACAGCAGAGAACGTCGGCGCACCGTCGCGCCCGCAGACCGACATCGACCGCATCGCGGAGGAGTACGTCCACCGCACCGCCGCGCTGAACCCTGAGATCAACGTCTACGTCGGCCTCGAGGGCGACAAGGCAGGCTACGGCGACTACTCGCCCGCCGGTCGCGAGGCGACCGCAGCGCTCACGCGCGATGCGCTCGCCACGCTCCAGGCAGCCGAGCCGACCGACGACATCGACTGGGTGACCAAGACCGATCTCGCGCGCGAGCTGCAGCTCGAGCTCGACATCGAGGCCGCGGGCTGGAACGACCGCGATCTCAACAACCTCGCGAGCCCCGCGAGCGGCATCCGCGACATCTTCGACCTCATGCCCACGGCGGGCGAGCAGGACTGGGACGACATCGCCCAGCGCATGCGCAACGTGCCCGCCGCGTTCGACGGCTACATCGCCTCGCTGCGCGCCGGCATCGCGAACGGCAACACGCCGGCGGCCCGCCAGATCGACAACGTGCTCGAGCAGTTCGAGGACTACGCGCCCGGCGTCGGCTTCTTCCACGAGTTCGCCAAGACCGCGAAGGCCGGCGAGGCCGAGCTGCCCGAGTCGCTCAAGCGCGACCTGGAGCAGGCGGCGGGGGAGGCGACCGAGGCCCACGCGCGCTTCGCGGGCTTCCTGCGCGACGAGCTCGCCGCATCCGCCAACCCCGTCGACGCCGTCGGCCGGGAGTTCTACTCGCTCATGTCGCGCCGCTTCCTGGGCGCGGACGTCGACCTCGACGAGACCTACGCGTGGGGCATCGAGGAACTCGATCGGATGCGCTCCGAGCAGGAGGCGATCGCGAACGAGATCAAGGCCGGCGCCAGCGTGCAGGAGGCGATCGCGTTCCTCGACGGCGACGAGAGCCGCAAGCTGCACGGCACCGACGCGCTGAAGGCGTGGATGCAGCGCACGAGCGACCAGGCGGTCGAAGAGCTCGGCAGGTCGCACTTCGACATCGCCGAGCCCATCAAGGCGCTCGAGTGCATGATCGCGCCGACCGAGACGGGCGGCATCTACTACACCGGCCCCGCCGACGACTTCTCGCGCCCGGGCCGCATGTGGTGGTCAGTGCCGAAGGGCGTCACCGAGTTCGACACCTGGCGCGAGCTCACGACCGTGTACCACGAGGGCGTTCCCGGCCACCACCTGCAGATCGCGCAGCAGACCTTCAACCGCGGCGAGCTCAACCTCTGGCGCCGTGCCTTCGCCGGCACCTCGGGCCACGCGGAGGGCTGGGCGCTCTACGCCGAGCGCCTGATGGAGTCGCTCGGCTACCTCGACGACCCGGCAGACCGGCTCGGCATGCTCGACGGGCAGCGGATGCGCGCGGCGCGCGTCGTGCTCGACATCGGCGTGCACCTGGGCAAGCCGCGCCTCGACGGCACGGGGGAGTGGGACTTCGACTACGCGTTCGAGTTCATGCGCGAGAACGTGAACATGAACGAGCCGTTCGTGCGCTTCGAGGTGAACCGCTACTTCGGCTGGCCGGGCCAGGCGCCGTCCTACAAGATCGGCCAGCGCATCTTCGAGCAGATCCGCGATGAGGCGCAGGAGGCGGAGGGCGACGCCTTCGACCTCAAGCGCTTCCACATGCGCGTGCTCAACATCGGCGGCGTCGGCCTCGACACGCTGCGCCAGGCGGTCCTGCGCGGCTAGCTCTGCTCAGCCCTGCTGGGCCGTCGCGAGCGTGAGCCCGCGGCGGCCCAGCTCCCATTCCAGCGCCTGCACGACCCGCCCGAACTCGGCGTCGTCGGCGAAGGGCCCCGCGAGGCACTCCACGACGGATGCGTCATCGAGCGTGAGCGCGACGGTGCGGTGGGCGTCGAGGCCGGCGCGCGTCATCAGGCGTCGGCCGATGCGGTTGCCGAGCACGCCGCCCGGGGTGACTGCCGGCGCGCGGCGCACGGCCTGCCAGCGGACCGTCGCGCCGCGCACGCGCTCGAAGGGGATGGGCCCGGTGCCCGGCCCTTCGACGTGCGCGGGCCCGACCGCCAGCAGAGCGGCGCCGAGGGGGAAGCGCCGACGGATCGTGCGCACGACATCCCACATCGCGCCCGCGAAGATGGCCACGAGGATGCTCATGAAGAAGCCGACGGAGCCCAGGGCGAGCAGCGCGGTGCCGTCCAGGTCGCCGAAGCCGCCGCCCACGACGGCCGCCGCCAGGCACGCGAGGAACCACGCCATGCCCCAGCCGGCCACGACCGTGAGCACGATGGCGATGATGCGGAAGTGCCGCTCTGCGACCCTCCTGCGCGGCTCGTCGACGATGATCCTGAGGGCGGTGCCATCGGCTGTCAGCATGACGCGAGCGTAGGCGCGAAGCCTGGTTGTCTGCCTCCTGAGCCCGGTGTAGGCTTGACCGGTCACTCGTGTGACGCATGAACCCATTCGAATCGCTGGATGCGCATCCGCATGCCTCCGGCCCGACGTCCCCCATCAAAGGCAACTTGAACTCTATGACCACTGCAACGACCACGGCTCCCAAGCAGGTCGCTGTGAACGACATCGGCTCTGCCGACGACTTCATGGCCGCCGTTGAGAAGACCCTGAAGTTCTTCAATGACGGCGACCTGATCGAGGGCACCGTCGTCAAGATCGACCGCGACGAGGTCCTTCTTGATGTCGGCTACAAGACCGAGGGCGTCATCCCCTCGCGCGAGCTCTCGATCAAGCACGACGTCGACCCCACCGAGGTCGTCGAGGTCGGCGACACGGTCGAGGCGCTCGTCCTCCAGAAGGAGGACAAGGAGGGGCGTCTGATCCTCTCGAAGAAGCGTGCGCAGTACGAGCGCGCCTGGGGCGATGTCGAGCGCATCAAGGACGAGGACGGCGTCGTCACCGGCACCGTCATCGAGGTCGTCAAGGGTGGCCTCATCGTCGACATCGGCCTGCGCGGCTTCCTGCCTGCGTCGCTCATCGAGCTGCGCCGCGTCCGCGACCTCACGCCGTACCTCGGCCAGGAGATCGAGGCGAAGATCCTCGAGCTCGACAAGAACCGCAACAACGTCGTGCTCTCGCGCCGTGCGCTCCTCGAGGAGACGCAGTCGGCGTCGCGCGGTGCCTTCCTGCAGTCGCTGCAGAAGGGCCAGGTCCGCAAGGGCGTCGTCTCGTCGATCGTCAACTTCGGTGCGTTCGTCGACCTGGGTGGCGTTGACGGCCTCGTGCACGTCTCGGAGCTCTCGTGGAAGCACATCGAGCACGCCTCCGAGGTCGTCGAGGTCGGCCAGGAGGTCACCGTCGAGATCCTCACCGTCGAGCTCGACCGCGAGCGCGTCTCGCTGTCGCTCAAGGCGACGCAGGAGGACCCGTGGCAGATCTTCGCCCGCACCCACGCCATCGGCCAGGTCGCACCGGGCAAGGTCACGAAGCTCGTCACCTTCGGTGCGTTCGTGCGCGTCGCGGATGGCATCGAGGGCCTCGTGCACATCTCGGAGCTCTCGTCGAAGCACGTCGAGACCGCTGACCAGGTCGTGGCGGTCAATGACGAGGTCTTCGTCAAGATCATCGACATCGACCTCGAGCGTCGCCGCATCTCGCTCTCGCTGAAGCAGGCGAACGAGGGCGTCGACCCCGACGGCACCGACTTCGACCCGGCGCTCTACGGCATGCTCGCCGAGTACGACGAGCAGGGCAACTACAAGTTCCCGGAGGGCTTCGACCCCGAGACGAACGAGTGGCGCGAGGGCTTCGACGCCCAGCGCGAGGCCTGGGAGGCCGAGTACACCGCAGCGCAGACGCGCTGGGAGGCGCACAAGGCCCAGGTCTCGACCGCTCGCGAGGTCGAGCTCACCTCGAACGACGTGCCCTCGGGCGCACAGTCGTTCGGCGGCTCGACGGAGGAGACCGGCGCCGGCACGCTCGCCGACGATGAGGCGCTCGCCGCTCTGCGCGAGAAGCTCACCGGCTCCGCCGAGTAAGCACGCACACACGCAGCGGGTCGCGCCTTCGGGTGCGGCCCGCTTCGCGTTGCGCGGGGGCCGGGTGTCGGGGATCGATGCGAGGATCGACCCATGCCTGCACACGATTCGGTCGACCGCGCCCTCGCCTACGCAGACCGCTGGCTTGCCTATCGCCGGTGGCGGCTCCGGATCCCCGGCGTGCAGGCCGCCGTGCGGGTCGGCGGCGAGCTGCTGCTCGACACCGCGCACGGGGTGGCGGATGCGTCCACGGGCGAGCCGCTGACGACCGGGCACCGCTTCCGCATCGCCTCGCACTCGAAGTCGCTCGCCGCGCTCGCCGCCCTGCGGCTCGTCGACGACGGCCGCCTGCGGCTCGACGACGCGGCAGCGGTGCACGCGCCATCGCTGCGCGGCACCGACGCGGGCGCGCTGCTCGTGCGTGAGCTGCTCTCGCACGGCGGCGGCGCGGTGCGCGATGGGGATGACGTCTCGTTCTGGCATCTGCTCGCCGACTTCCCGGACCCGGAGCGCCTGCGCGCGATCGCGACCTCCGGGGTGGAGCGCGTGCCCGCATCCACCGAGTTCAAGTACTCCAACATCGGATTCGGGCTGCTCGGCCTCGTCATCGAGGGGGTGACGGACACGGGCTACGCCGCGGCGCTCGATCGCCTCGTGCTGCAGCCGCTCGGGCTCGCGGGGATGCGTGCCGATCTGGTCGACGGCGACCCCGGATCACTCGTGACGGGTCACTCCGGACTGCACTCGAGTGCGGAGCGCGCGGTGCTCGACAGCCCGAACGCGGGCGCGCTGGCCGCCGCGACCGGCGCGATCGCCACCGCCGGCGAGCTGACGGATGCGCTGCGCGCCGTCACCGAGGCAGACGACCGGCTGCTGAGCGCCGGCGCTCGGCGCCGCATGCGGCAGCGGCAGTGGACGACGACGGGGCGCGACGGCGGCACGGCGGGCTACGGGCTCGGCCTGATGCTGGGCTCAGTCGACGAGCGCGAATGGGTCGGCCACGGCGGCGCGTGGACCGGGCAGGCGACGCGCACGCTCGTCGACGCCGAGCGCGACATCGTCGTCAGCGTGCTGACGAACGCGATCGATGCGCCCGCAGAGGAGCTCGCCGTCGGCGTCGCCCGCATCCTGGGCGCCGCGCAGCGCCCGCAGCCCGACCCGATCACTGCAGGGCTCGAGCGCTCGCGCTCGTTCGAGGGCACCTTCTCGAGCTTCTGGGCACGGGTCGACGTGGTCGAGATCGGCGGCCGACTGCTCGGCATCGCTCCGACCGCCGCAGACCCCTTGCAGGCGGTCGACGTGCTGGAGCCGATCGGCGACGACCGCGTGCGCATCACGGCCGCGACGGGCATGGGTGCCGGCCATGAGATCGCGACTGCGGAGCGGGATGCCGCGGGGCGCGTCGTGCGGTGGCGCGGCGCGTGGCACCTCGACCGCGTGGAGCAGCCCGCGGGCTAACCCGACGAGAGCCGGTCGGTCGCGGGGCGGAGATCGACGTTCCTGCGCTTGCGCGCGCTGCGCCAGATCGACCACCCGAGCAGGGCGAGCAGCGCGAGCGCCAGCAGCACCAGCACGGGGGCGACGATCGCGAGCAGGGACATCCCCACTGCTCCGACATCCTCGATGGTCGAGACGACGGGGGCCGCGGCGCCCGCGGTGGCGAGGTTGGCTGCGGGCCGCAGGGCGGTCTTGCCGACGTGCACGGTGAGTGCGATGACCGCGCCGACGACGATCGGCACCCACTGGTTGGAGGCGAAGAACTCGGCCGGGTCGGTGACGGCGACCGTCGACGCGGTGGAGGACGAGCCGAAGACGAGGCCGCCCGCGGTCGGGCGCACGATGGTCTGGATCACGTCGTTGACGCTGTCGACAGCCGGGATCTTGTCAGCGACGAGCTCGACGATCAGCAGCACGGCGAGGATGCCCAGCACCCACCAGTTCGAGATCCACGCCCAGCCCTCCGGCAGGGCGAGGGCATCGGGGAAGAAGCGGTTCGCCACACCCACCACGAGCAGCGGGATGTAGGCGTTCATGCCCGCAGCCGCGGCAAGACCCGAGCCCGTCAGGAACTCCAGCATGTGACTCCTCCTCGTACGGCGGTGTGCGCCGCTTCGGCGATGGTAGCCCCGGCCGCCGGGAAGCACATGCGAGCGGTGCGCGCGCGGTACCTTCAACCTATGATCGCGGCTGCCACGAACGGTCGCACCGCTGCGGTGCGCCCTGATCGCACGCGCGAGCGCGCGACGGCGGTCAACCAGCTGCTGCTGGCGGCCGCGTGCCTCGCTGCCTGCGGTCTGGTCGTGGTGCTCGACGACCTGCACGATGGCGAGACGCTCTTCTTCGGGGTGCTCGCGATCTTCGCGCTCACCGTCGTCGCCCTGGTCGTGCCGTGGAACCGCATCCAGCCCCGGTGGGTCAGCCTGGTGCCCATCGGCGATCTGGTCGCCATCTTCTTCCTGGAGATGGGCCAGCCGGACGCACAGCTGTGGCTGCTGTGGATGGTGCCGGCGACCTGGCTCGCGACTGTCGGCGGGTGGCGCGGGCTGCTGATCGGCGCGGGCTCCGCGAGCGTGCTGTTCTGGACATCCAACCTGCTGCACGACGGCTTCTCGAGCGCAGTGCACATCGTGCTCGGGCCGCTGGCCGTCTCGATGGCGTCGATCGTCGCGTACGTCGCGGCCCGCCGATCAGCCGCGCAGCGCGCGCTGCTGGATGAGCAGGCGGAGTATCTCGACCACGCCGTCGAGCGTGCGCGCCGGCAGGAGGATGCCGTGAGCGAGCTGCTCGACGCGGTCGACTTCGGGGTGGTGCGGATCGGTGCAGACGGCTCGATCTCGATCGAGAACGACGCGCACGCGCGGCTGAGCGCCGTCGGCGCCGAGGGCCAGCTGTTCGACGCCGACGGCGAGTCGCCCATCGAACCGGCGATGGTGCCGCTCGCGCGGGCGCGGCGCGGGGAGACGTTCGAGGGCACGCTGCACTGGCAGGGGCCGCCTGGCGAGGGCCGGCGGGCGCTGCAGTCGACGGCGCGACGGCTGATCGATGTCGACGGCACCGACATCGGCGCCATCCTGGTGACGCGAGATGTCACGGCGGAGCGGATGGCGGTCTCGATGCGCGACGAGCTGGTCGCCTCGGTCTCGCACGAGCTGCGCACGCCGCTCACGAGCGTGCTCGGCCACCTCGACCTCGCGCTCGAGGATCCGGAGGTGGGGGATGCCGCACGCCGCAGCCTCGAGATCGCGGAGCGCAACGCGTCGCGGCTGCTGGTGATCATCGGCGACGTGCTCGCCGCCACAGCAGACGGACCCGGCCGATTCGATGTGCGCCCCGTGGAGGAGGATCTCGCGCGCGTCGTGCTCGCCTCGGTGGAGTCGCTGGAGCCGAAGGCCGAGGCGCGGGGGATCCGCATCGACGTCTCGGGCGTCGAGAGCGCCGTCGCCGAGATCGATCCCATGCGCATCCGCCAGGTGGTTGACAACCTGGTCGGCAATGCCGTCAGCTACCACGCCGGCGACGGCCTGATCGAGGTGGGCGTCACCGCAGACGACAAGCACGCCTGGCTCGTGGTGCGCGACGATGGCCCCGGCATCGCGGCCGACGTGCTGCCGCGGCTGTTCGAGCGGCGCTTCCGCGGCTCGGCGGCGCAGAGCAGCAGGCCGCACGGCAACGGTCTCGGCCTCGCCATCAGCCGCGACCTCGTGCGCGCGCATGGCGGCGAGATCACCGTGCAGAGCGAGCCCGACGCCGGCGCGACCTTCGTCGTGCGACTGCCGCTGCGCCGAGCTGGAGCGAACGCATGATCCTCGATCCCGACACGGTCAAGCTCATCACCGCGCTCGTCGTGCATGTCGCCGGCGGCGTGTTCGTGCTCGAGACCATGCTGCGCAAGGACGACCGCGCAGGTCGCGTCTGGGCGCTCGGCTTCATCTCGGGCATGATCGCCACCGAGGCATACCTGCTCGACGCGGTGACGGATGCCGGTTGGTGGCCCATCGCGGTCGGCAACGCCGCCTGGGTGGCGACGCTCGGGCTGCTCTGGATCGGCTGTCGCGTGTTCAACGGCAGGCAGGCTCGCGGTAGTGCCGTCCTGGTGGCGGCCGCTGCCGTGCTGGCATGCGCCGCCGTGCTGCTCGAAGGGCCAGAGGTCGGCCGATGGTCGGGCGCGTGGGTCATGTTCGCGGCGAACGCCGCGTTCGCGGGGCTCGGCACGATCGAGTCGCTGCGGGGCACGATGAGCCGAACGCGCACGGCCCTCGGCCTGGGCGGCGTGCTCGCGCTCGCGTGCGTGTTCCAGCTCATCCGACTGGTGAGCGCCCTGACCCTCGGCACGGACCACGAGCTCTTCCGCGAGTGGGTCAGCAGCGGCGTCGCCGGCGTCGCCACGATCTGCCTCGTGATCATCGCGGTCGTCACCGCATCCGTGCTGCGCGCGGAGCAGGTGCGCCTGCGGGGCACCGAGGACTCCTCACTGATGGCGATCGCACCCGATGGCGTCCTGCTCGTGCCGTCGTTCGTGCGCGTCCTCGGCGGCCGACTCATGCGCGCCAACCGCCGCGCAGAGCTCTTCGCCGTGCTCGTGATCAGCATCGGCTCGCTCACCCGCATCGCGACCGCCTTCGGCGCCGACGAGGCGGAGCACGTGCGCCAGGCGGCGCGTGCGGCGGCCCGCAGGCTGTCGCCGACGACCGCGGCGCTCGGCACCGACGACCACGGCACGCTCATGCTCGCCTTCCAGCCCACATCGCCAGCGGACGCCAGGCAGCTCGCCACGCGCATGCATCGGGCGATGCTCGATCAGCTCGCGACCGCAGGAGTGCCGGTGGTGCCGCCCATCGGCATGGGCGTCAGCCTCACGAGCATCAGCGGCTACGACCGCGACGCGCTGCTCGACGCTGCGCGTGCTGCCGCGAACCGCGCCATCGCGAGCGATGACGTCACCGTGGTGGTGGCAGGCGAGGACGACGAGACGGAGGGCCCCGCCGTCGGCGGTCAGGACGTGCGGCGGTAGCCCACGCCTCGCACGGTCTCGATCCAGCGGGGATCGGAGGGCGACTCGCCGAGCTTGCGCCGCAGGTTCGCGACGTGCACCTCGATCGCGCGGGCGTCGTGCTCGCTCAGGTAATGATCGGGTTCGCCGCGCTCGCCGCGCAGCATGCCGGCGAGCTGCATCTTGCTCACGACGCGGCGGCCGGAGCTCAGCAGCATCCGCAGGATGTCGAACTCGCTGCGCGTCAGCTCGACCTCCGCGCCGTCGAGCTCGACGACCCTGGCGCCGGGCTCGAGGCGCAGCCCGCGGTGCTCGAGCAGCGCGGGCTCGGCGTCGCCCTCGCCCCACGGGGCACCGGTGAGGTCGACCGAACCGGTCTCCGACGCGACGTGCGAGACAGCGTCGGTCGCGCCGAATGCCTGTGGGGCCGAGGGATGCGGAGGAGAGGGATGCGTCGATGCGAGCACCCGCGGCCTGCGCATCATCGCCTCGATGCGGGCGCGCAGCTCGCGCGGCCGGAAGGGCTTGACGATGTAGTCGTCCGCGCCCGTCTGCAGCCCCACGAGCGTGTCGATCTCGTCGCCGCGCGCCGTGATCATCACGATGTATGCGGTGCTGATCGCGCGCACCTGGCGAGCGGTCTCGAAGCCGTCGATGCCGGGCATGTTCACATCGATCGTGACGACGATCGGGTCGTGCTCGCGCACGAGCTCGACACCTGTCGCGCCGTCGGCCGCGGCGTGCACGACGAATCCGCCCTGGGTCAGCACCTGGGCAAGCAGCTCACGGATGTCTTCGCCATCCTCGATGACGACTGCGACGTCCTCGCTCATCGGGTCTCCTTGCATCTGCACCGCGCGGCGGGTGCACTGTGGCCGATGCTACTCGTCGTCGCTGACAGCGCCGTCGCCGGACCTGCAGGGCCCGCGACGTGCCAGACTCGAGCCATGCCTCTCGTCGCGCTCACCGGCGGCATCGCCTCCGGGAAGTCCACGATCGCCCGCGGGCTCGCGGCGCACGGCGCGGTGATCGTCGATGCCGACGCCCTCGTGCGCGAGCTGCAGCAGCCCGGCATGCCCGTGCTCGCCGCGATCGCCGCCGAGTTCGGTGAGCACCTGCTGCTGCCAGACGGCTCGCTCGATCGCGGGGCGCTCGGCGCGGTGATCTTCCACGATCCCGGCGCTCGTCACCGTCTGAACGCGATCGTGCACCCGGCCGTCGCGGAGGAGTCCGGTCGACGGTTCCGTGCCGCGTTCGCCGTCGATCCCGCGGCGGTCGTCGTGTACGACGTGCCGCTGCTGGTCGAGGCGCGGCCCGACGACCCCTGGGACCTCGTGGTCGTCGCCCACGCGCCTGCGGACATCCGCGTGGCGCGTCTCATGGAGCTGCGCGGCATGGACGAGGCGGATGCGCGGGCGCGCGTCACGTCGCAGGCGAGCGACGAGCGTCGGCTCGCGATCGCCGACGTCGTGATCGACACCGCTGGCGAGCTGTCGGCGACGATCGAGCAGGTCGATGCCCTCTGGGAGCGACTGGCCGAGCAGCGTGTGGGTGGCCGCTCCTAGGCTGGGGGCATGGAACCGACCCGTGCTGTGCGGCCCTTCGAGGTCATCAGCGAGTACACCCCCTCCGGTGATCAGCCGAAGGCCATCCGCGAGCTCACCGATGCCGTGAACCGCGGCGAGACCGATGTCGTGCTGCTGGGTGCCACCGGCACGGGCAAGAGCGCGACGACCGCGTGGCTGGTCGAGCAGGTGCAGCGTCCGACGCTCGTGCTCGCGCACAACAAGACGCTCGCCGCGCAGCTGGCCAACGAGTTCCGCGAGCTGTTCCCGAACAACGCCGTCGAGTACTTCGTCTCCTACTACGACTACTACCAGCCTGAGGCCTATGTGCCGCAGACGGACACCTTCATCGAGAAGGACTCCTCGCTCAACGCCGAGGTCGAGCGGCTGCGGCACTCCGCCACCAACTCGCTGCTGTCGCGCCGCGACGTCATCGTGGTCTCGACGGTGTCCTGCATCTACGGCCTCGGCACGCCCGAGGAGTACCTCGAGGCGATGGTCGCGCTGCAGATCGGGATGCGCATCGACAGGCAGGCGCTGCTGCGCCGCTTCGTCTCGATGCAGTACCAGCGCAACGACGTCGCCTTCACCCGCGGCACCTTCCGGGTGCGCGGCGACACGATCGAGATCATCCCGATGTACG
The window above is part of the Agrococcus sp. ARC_14 genome. Proteins encoded here:
- the rpsA gene encoding 30S ribosomal protein S1, which translates into the protein MTTATTTAPKQVAVNDIGSADDFMAAVEKTLKFFNDGDLIEGTVVKIDRDEVLLDVGYKTEGVIPSRELSIKHDVDPTEVVEVGDTVEALVLQKEDKEGRLILSKKRAQYERAWGDVERIKDEDGVVTGTVIEVVKGGLIVDIGLRGFLPASLIELRRVRDLTPYLGQEIEAKILELDKNRNNVVLSRRALLEETQSASRGAFLQSLQKGQVRKGVVSSIVNFGAFVDLGGVDGLVHVSELSWKHIEHASEVVEVGQEVTVEILTVELDRERVSLSLKATQEDPWQIFARTHAIGQVAPGKVTKLVTFGAFVRVADGIEGLVHISELSSKHVETADQVVAVNDEVFVKIIDIDLERRRISLSLKQANEGVDPDGTDFDPALYGMLAEYDEQGNYKFPEGFDPETNEWREGFDAQREAWEAEYTAAQTRWEAHKAQVSTAREVELTSNDVPSGAQSFGGSTEETGAGTLADDEALAALREKLTGSAE
- a CDS encoding serine hydrolase domain-containing protein, producing the protein MPAHDSVDRALAYADRWLAYRRWRLRIPGVQAAVRVGGELLLDTAHGVADASTGEPLTTGHRFRIASHSKSLAALAALRLVDDGRLRLDDAAAVHAPSLRGTDAGALLVRELLSHGGGAVRDGDDVSFWHLLADFPDPERLRAIATSGVERVPASTEFKYSNIGFGLLGLVIEGVTDTGYAAALDRLVLQPLGLAGMRADLVDGDPGSLVTGHSGLHSSAERAVLDSPNAGALAAATGAIATAGELTDALRAVTEADDRLLSAGARRRMRQRQWTTTGRDGGTAGYGLGLMLGSVDEREWVGHGGAWTGQATRTLVDAERDIVVSVLTNAIDAPAEELAVGVARILGAAQRPQPDPITAGLERSRSFEGTFSSFWARVDVVEIGGRLLGIAPTAADPLQAVDVLEPIGDDRVRITAATGMGAGHEIATAERDAAGRVVRWRGAWHLDRVEQPAG
- a CDS encoding DUF4126 domain-containing protein translates to MLEFLTGSGLAAAAGMNAYIPLLVVGVANRFFPDALALPEGWAWISNWWVLGILAVLLIVELVADKIPAVDSVNDVIQTIVRPTAGGLVFGSSSTASTVAVTDPAEFFASNQWVPIVVGAVIALTVHVGKTALRPAANLATAGAAAPVVSTIEDVGAVGMSLLAIVAPVLVLLALALLALLGWSIWRSARKRRNVDLRPATDRLSSG
- a CDS encoding PAS domain-containing sensor histidine kinase, which translates into the protein MIAAATNGRTAAVRPDRTRERATAVNQLLLAAACLAACGLVVVLDDLHDGETLFFGVLAIFALTVVALVVPWNRIQPRWVSLVPIGDLVAIFFLEMGQPDAQLWLLWMVPATWLATVGGWRGLLIGAGSASVLFWTSNLLHDGFSSAVHIVLGPLAVSMASIVAYVAARRSAAQRALLDEQAEYLDHAVERARRQEDAVSELLDAVDFGVVRIGADGSISIENDAHARLSAVGAEGQLFDADGESPIEPAMVPLARARRGETFEGTLHWQGPPGEGRRALQSTARRLIDVDGTDIGAILVTRDVTAERMAVSMRDELVASVSHELRTPLTSVLGHLDLALEDPEVGDAARRSLEIAERNASRLLVIIGDVLAATADGPGRFDVRPVEEDLARVVLASVESLEPKAEARGIRIDVSGVESAVAEIDPMRIRQVVDNLVGNAVSYHAGDGLIEVGVTADDKHAWLVVRDDGPGIAADVLPRLFERRFRGSAAQSSRPHGNGLGLAISRDLVRAHGGEITVQSEPDAGATFVVRLPLRRAGANA
- a CDS encoding response regulator transcription factor, whose amino-acid sequence is MSEDVAVVIEDGEDIRELLAQVLTQGGFVVHAAADGATGVELVREHDPIVVTIDVNMPGIDGFETARQVRAISTAYIVMITARGDEIDTLVGLQTGADDYIVKPFRPRELRARIEAMMRRPRVLASTHPSPPHPSAPQAFGATDAVSHVASETGSVDLTGAPWGEGDAEPALLEHRGLRLEPGARVVELDGAEVELTRSEFDILRMLLSSGRRVVSKMQLAGMLRGERGEPDHYLSEHDARAIEVHVANLRRKLGESPSDPRWIETVRGVGYRRTS